The following proteins come from a genomic window of Geomonas sp. RF6:
- the dnaA gene encoding chromosomal replication initiator protein DnaA — protein sequence MENVWREAQTHLKNVLTGQTYTTWIEPLTFHSSTDNTLILKVPSTFIQKWVTDKYLTMIKEVLYALTAVQFHIEFQVAENKEEAKEEPKPSKAAPPPKEPEKEKEKEKEKKAPEFMPNLNPKYTFDSFVCGASNQFAYAASQAVANKPASNYNPLFIYGGVGLGKTHLVHAIGNQILAKNSKAKICYYSSEKFMNEMINCLRYKKMEEFRNKFRKMDLLLIDDIQFMAGKEATQEEFFHTFNALYDSHKQIVITSDKFPKEIPGLEERLRSRFEWGLIADIQPPNIETKMAILKKKSDMHGIELPDDVAFFLANGATSNIRELEGMLIRLEAFASLTGSALTLNMAREVMKDIIVEKTKEITVEMIQKIVADHFRIKLSELKSDKRVKTLVVPRQIAIFICRELTKASYPEIGEKFGGKDHSTIIHSVKKIEKQMAGDAEFRASVEDIKKKVLA from the coding sequence ATGGAAAACGTTTGGCGCGAAGCCCAAACACATCTGAAAAACGTGCTCACCGGGCAGACGTACACGACCTGGATCGAGCCGCTCACCTTCCATTCAAGCACGGACAACACCCTCATCCTCAAAGTCCCCAGCACCTTTATCCAGAAGTGGGTCACCGACAAGTACCTCACCATGATAAAAGAGGTGCTCTACGCCCTCACCGCCGTGCAGTTCCACATCGAGTTCCAGGTCGCGGAGAACAAGGAGGAGGCAAAAGAGGAGCCAAAGCCCTCAAAAGCCGCCCCTCCCCCGAAGGAACCGGAAAAGGAAAAAGAGAAGGAAAAGGAGAAGAAGGCGCCGGAGTTCATGCCGAACCTGAACCCAAAGTACACCTTCGACTCCTTCGTGTGCGGCGCCAGCAACCAGTTCGCCTATGCCGCCTCCCAGGCGGTGGCGAACAAGCCGGCCAGCAACTACAACCCCCTCTTCATCTACGGCGGTGTGGGACTCGGCAAGACCCACCTGGTGCACGCCATCGGGAACCAGATCCTCGCCAAGAACAGCAAGGCGAAGATCTGCTACTACTCGTCCGAAAAGTTCATGAACGAGATGATCAATTGCCTCCGTTACAAGAAGATGGAGGAATTCCGCAACAAGTTCAGGAAGATGGACCTGCTGCTCATCGACGACATCCAGTTCATGGCGGGAAAGGAGGCGACGCAGGAGGAGTTTTTCCACACCTTCAACGCCCTCTACGACTCGCACAAGCAGATTGTCATCACCAGCGACAAGTTCCCGAAGGAGATCCCGGGGCTCGAGGAGCGGCTGCGCTCCCGCTTCGAGTGGGGGCTCATCGCGGACATCCAGCCGCCGAACATCGAGACGAAGATGGCGATTCTCAAGAAGAAGTCCGACATGCACGGGATCGAGCTCCCGGACGATGTCGCCTTCTTCCTCGCCAACGGCGCGACGAGCAACATCCGGGAGCTCGAGGGGATGCTGATCCGCCTGGAGGCCTTCGCGAGCCTCACCGGAAGCGCCCTGACGCTGAACATGGCCCGCGAGGTCATGAAGGACATCATCGTCGAAAAGACGAAGGAAATCACGGTGGAGATGATCCAGAAGATCGTCGCCGACCACTTCAGGATCAAACTCTCGGAGCTGAAAAGCGACAAGAGGGTGAAGACGCTCGTGGTGCCGCGACAGATCGCCATCTTCATCTGCCGCGAGCTCACCAAGGCGAGCTATCCGGAGATCGGCGAGAAGTTCGGAGGGAAGGACCACTCGACGATCATCCACTCCGTGAAGAAGATCGAGAAGCAGATGGCCGGCGACGCGGAGTTCCGGGCCTCTGTGGAAGACATAAAGAAAAAGGTGTTGGCGTAA
- the dnaN gene encoding DNA polymerase III subunit beta, translating into MEFKISKDVFMKALQRIQGIVEKRSTMPILSNTLLEATSDTLNITATDLEVGMRSSYPIEVIREGKITVSAKKLYEIVKEMPDQEIHFTTRDNDWVEIVCGKARFNIVGLSSEEFPYFPKVKDESFILLDNAILKQMIEKTSYAICYDETKYNLNGVFVKAVDESGTLLKMVATDGHRLSVAEKGIEGSISAELAKGVIFPKKGIFELKKMVDEESAAIMLGFMDNSAVIKKGNTVVVMRLIDGEFPDYTKVIPKGNDKSVHVNRDRFLHSLKRMSILSSEKFKGIRIEVSPDVMVISSSNPELGEAREEMEVTYDGTPISARFNAKYLIDVLAVMDEQEVELKFKDEFSPVVMNSAEESDFMAVIMPMRL; encoded by the coding sequence ATGGAATTCAAGATAAGCAAAGATGTCTTTATGAAAGCCCTGCAGCGCATCCAGGGTATCGTGGAAAAGAGATCCACCATGCCCATCCTTTCGAACACCCTTCTGGAGGCGACGAGCGACACGCTGAACATCACCGCCACGGACCTGGAAGTCGGCATGCGCAGCTCGTACCCGATCGAGGTCATCCGCGAAGGGAAGATCACCGTCTCCGCCAAGAAGCTCTACGAGATCGTAAAGGAGATGCCCGACCAGGAAATCCACTTCACCACACGGGACAACGACTGGGTGGAGATCGTCTGCGGCAAGGCGCGCTTCAACATCGTCGGCCTCTCCTCCGAGGAGTTCCCCTACTTCCCGAAGGTAAAGGACGAGAGCTTTATCCTTCTCGACAACGCGATCCTCAAGCAGATGATCGAGAAGACCTCCTACGCCATCTGCTACGACGAGACGAAGTACAACCTGAACGGCGTCTTCGTAAAGGCGGTCGACGAGTCCGGCACGCTACTCAAGATGGTCGCCACCGACGGCCACCGTCTCTCTGTCGCTGAAAAGGGGATCGAAGGGAGCATCTCCGCTGAGCTCGCGAAAGGGGTCATCTTCCCCAAGAAAGGGATCTTCGAGCTCAAAAAGATGGTCGACGAGGAATCGGCGGCGATCATGCTCGGGTTCATGGACAACAGCGCCGTCATCAAGAAAGGAAACACCGTCGTCGTCATGCGCCTCATCGACGGCGAGTTCCCGGACTACACGAAGGTCATTCCGAAAGGAAACGACAAGTCCGTCCACGTGAACAGGGACCGTTTCCTCCACTCCCTGAAAAGGATGTCCATCCTCTCCAGCGAAAAGTTCAAAGGGATCCGCATCGAGGTGAGCCCGGACGTCATGGTTATCTCCTCCAGCAACCCGGAACTCGGCGAGGCTCGGGAGGAGATGGAAGTGACCTACGACGGTACCCCGATCTCGGCACGCTTCAATGCCAAGTACTTGATCGACGTCCTCGCGGTGATGGACGAGCAGGAGGTCGAGCTCAAGTTCAAGGATGAATTCTCCCCGGTGGTGATGAACTCCGCAGAAGAGAGCGACTTCATGGCGGTCATCATGCCGATGAGGCTGTAG
- the recF gene encoding DNA replication/repair protein RecF (All proteins in this family for which functions are known are DNA-binding proteins that assist the filamentation of RecA onto DNA for the initiation of recombination or recombinational repair.), translating into MRLLGLRVSSFRNLKNLELTPGARFNVFYGNNGQGKTNLLESIYLLSTMKSFKLARNAELITFGADFSLIRGVVEKDCVKRDISLLLEKQGKKGKVDGKIATRMDDFFGNLNVVVFTPEEISMVRGAPELRRRYLDRAVFTGDLGYLALFHDYSKILKNRNALLKRGELSGLDVWSEQLAHAAAGVVARRVAYLEEMQGLLQFFYKQISGNDEEVVLSYRLNLMEREAYLADPEETLLKTLKAHAAEEKRRGTTVAGPHRDDIYFALDGRPVRHFGSQGQQRSFVLALKMAEIEYLHRRFGAPPVLLLDDMTSELDRERNANLMEFLKNREMQVFITTTALQNVPFEEGAQHRAFQIREGRILH; encoded by the coding sequence ATGAGATTACTAGGACTAAGAGTTAGCTCCTTTCGCAACCTGAAAAACCTTGAACTGACGCCGGGCGCGCGGTTCAACGTCTTCTACGGAAACAACGGTCAGGGCAAGACCAACCTGCTGGAGTCGATCTATCTCCTCTCCACCATGAAGTCCTTCAAGCTGGCCAGGAACGCGGAACTCATCACGTTCGGGGCGGACTTTTCCCTCATCCGTGGGGTCGTAGAGAAGGACTGCGTCAAGAGGGACATCTCCCTCCTTCTGGAAAAACAGGGGAAAAAGGGGAAGGTCGACGGGAAAATCGCAACCCGCATGGACGATTTCTTCGGGAACCTGAACGTGGTGGTCTTCACCCCCGAGGAAATCTCCATGGTCCGGGGGGCTCCGGAGCTGCGGCGCCGCTATCTGGACCGGGCCGTCTTCACCGGCGACCTCGGCTACCTCGCCCTCTTCCACGACTATTCCAAGATCCTCAAGAACCGCAACGCATTGCTAAAGCGCGGGGAACTCTCGGGTCTCGACGTGTGGAGCGAGCAGCTGGCGCACGCGGCGGCAGGAGTGGTTGCCCGGCGTGTGGCGTATCTGGAGGAGATGCAGGGGCTTTTGCAGTTCTTCTACAAGCAGATCTCCGGAAACGACGAGGAGGTGGTGCTCTCCTACCGCCTGAACCTCATGGAGCGGGAGGCGTACCTCGCCGACCCGGAGGAGACGCTCCTAAAAACGCTGAAGGCGCACGCCGCCGAGGAAAAGAGGCGGGGGACGACTGTTGCGGGACCGCACCGCGACGACATCTACTTCGCGCTCGACGGGCGGCCGGTGCGCCACTTCGGTTCGCAGGGGCAGCAAAGGAGCTTTGTGCTGGCGCTGAAGATGGCGGAGATCGAGTACCTGCACAGGCGCTTCGGCGCGCCGCCGGTGCTCCTTCTGGACGACATGACGAGCGAGCTGGACCGGGAGCGCAACGCGAACCTGATGGAGTTTCTCAAAAACAGGGAGATGCAGGTCTTTATCACCACCACCGCCCTGCAAAACGTCCCCTTCGAGGAGGGGGCACAGCACCGGGCGTTCCAGATTAGAGAGGGAAGGATTCTTCACTAG
- the gyrB gene encoding DNA topoisomerase (ATP-hydrolyzing) subunit B yields MNREEQSDYGADKIKVLEGLSAVRKRPAMYIGSTASQGLHHLVYEVVDNSIDEALAGYCDDITVTIHLDGSVTVVDNGRGIPTDMHPTEGKSAAEVVLTVLHAGGKFDNSSYKVSGGLHGVGISVVNALSRQLHLEIRRNGKIYNQSYERGVPLAPLAESGETKKRGTKVTFFPDGEIFETVEFSFDVLSQRLRELAFLNAGVRIKIYDERSEKGHEFFYEGGIRSFVEFLNKNKNVINSDPIYFRGERGGVEIEVAMQYNDSYDEKIFSFANNINTHEGGTHLVGFKAALTRTMNNYANANNLLKNVKVAISGDDLREGLTSVISVKIPQPQFEGQTKTKLGNSEVKGYVETLMNEKLAMYLEENPQMAKRILEKSIDAARAREAARKARDLTRRKGALEIGTLPGKLADCQEKDPALCELFLVEGDSAGGSAKQGRDRKYQAILPLKGKILNVEKARFDKMLTSQEIRTLISALGTGIGKGDFDIAKLRYHRIIIMTDADVDGSHILTLLLTFFFRQMMELIERGYLYIAQPPLYKIKRGKREQYLKNEAALQSYLLEEGTDEMVLKLGADERVYRGKQIIPILRQFIDHNALFDKVVKKGINDQLLNVLLKCNVRKGIEELSDLVAQLPKVKECFPEVDYEDQTAQAGAIVFSFGNLRVRADNQTVDLINSYDYGLLADSYNRVSGTFGSSTAYVSQRKETEGGAGEEKLLLTTERQEEVVAFFLETAKKGLYIQRYKGLGEMNPEQLWETTMHQENRVLLQVKIEDAVAAEEIFTVLMGDQVEPRRNFIEQNALNVSNLDI; encoded by the coding sequence ATGAACAGAGAAGAACAAAGCGATTACGGTGCAGACAAGATCAAGGTTCTGGAGGGGCTGTCGGCGGTCCGCAAGAGGCCGGCGATGTACATCGGCTCCACCGCCTCCCAGGGACTGCACCATCTGGTCTACGAAGTGGTGGACAACTCCATAGACGAGGCGCTCGCCGGCTACTGCGACGACATCACCGTCACCATCCACCTGGACGGCTCCGTCACGGTCGTGGATAACGGCCGCGGCATCCCGACCGACATGCACCCCACGGAGGGGAAATCGGCCGCGGAGGTAGTCCTCACTGTCCTTCATGCCGGGGGGAAGTTCGACAACAGCTCCTACAAGGTCTCCGGCGGCCTGCACGGCGTGGGGATCTCCGTGGTGAACGCGCTCTCGCGCCAGCTGCACCTGGAAATCCGCCGCAACGGGAAGATCTACAACCAGAGCTACGAGAGAGGGGTGCCGCTGGCACCGCTCGCCGAGAGCGGCGAGACGAAGAAGCGCGGCACCAAGGTCACCTTCTTCCCCGACGGCGAGATCTTCGAGACGGTGGAGTTCTCCTTCGACGTCCTTTCCCAGCGTCTGCGCGAGCTCGCCTTCCTGAACGCCGGTGTGCGCATCAAGATCTACGACGAGCGCTCCGAGAAGGGGCACGAGTTCTTCTACGAGGGGGGTATCCGCTCCTTCGTGGAGTTCCTGAACAAGAACAAGAACGTCATCAACTCCGATCCGATCTACTTCCGCGGCGAGCGCGGCGGTGTGGAGATCGAAGTGGCGATGCAGTACAACGACTCCTACGACGAGAAGATCTTCTCCTTTGCCAACAACATCAACACCCATGAGGGTGGTACCCACCTCGTCGGCTTCAAGGCGGCGCTGACGCGCACCATGAACAACTACGCGAACGCCAACAACCTCCTGAAAAACGTGAAGGTGGCGATCTCCGGCGACGACCTGCGCGAGGGGCTCACTTCCGTCATCTCCGTGAAGATCCCGCAGCCGCAGTTCGAGGGGCAGACGAAGACGAAGCTTGGGAACTCCGAAGTGAAGGGGTACGTAGAGACCCTCATGAACGAAAAGCTCGCCATGTACCTGGAGGAGAACCCCCAGATGGCGAAGCGCATCCTCGAGAAGTCGATCGATGCGGCCCGCGCCCGCGAGGCGGCGAGAAAAGCGCGCGACCTGACGCGCCGCAAGGGGGCGCTGGAGATCGGCACCCTCCCCGGAAAGCTCGCCGACTGCCAGGAGAAGGACCCTGCGCTCTGCGAACTCTTCCTCGTCGAGGGTGACTCCGCAGGTGGCTCGGCGAAGCAGGGGCGTGACCGCAAGTACCAGGCGATCCTCCCCTTGAAGGGAAAGATCCTGAACGTCGAGAAGGCGCGCTTCGACAAGATGCTCACCTCCCAGGAGATCCGCACCCTGATCTCCGCGCTCGGCACCGGGATCGGGAAAGGGGACTTCGACATCGCGAAGCTTCGCTACCACCGCATCATCATCATGACCGATGCGGACGTCGACGGCTCCCACATCCTCACCCTTCTTCTGACCTTCTTCTTCCGTCAGATGATGGAGCTCATCGAGCGCGGCTACCTCTACATCGCGCAGCCGCCGCTGTACAAGATCAAGCGCGGCAAGCGCGAGCAATACCTGAAAAACGAAGCGGCGCTGCAGAGCTACCTCCTCGAGGAGGGGACCGACGAGATGGTGCTGAAGCTCGGCGCCGACGAGCGCGTCTACCGCGGGAAGCAGATCATCCCCATCCTTCGCCAGTTCATCGACCACAACGCCCTCTTCGACAAGGTGGTGAAAAAGGGGATCAACGACCAGCTCCTGAACGTCCTCCTGAAGTGCAACGTACGCAAGGGGATCGAGGAGCTCTCCGACCTCGTGGCACAGCTCCCGAAGGTGAAGGAGTGCTTCCCCGAGGTCGATTACGAGGACCAGACCGCCCAGGCCGGCGCCATCGTCTTCTCCTTCGGTAACCTGCGCGTGCGCGCCGACAACCAGACGGTCGACCTCATCAACTCCTACGACTACGGCCTCCTTGCCGACAGTTACAACCGCGTCTCCGGGACTTTCGGCAGCAGCACCGCCTACGTCTCCCAACGGAAGGAGACCGAAGGGGGCGCCGGCGAGGAGAAGCTCCTCCTCACCACGGAGCGCCAGGAGGAGGTCGTCGCCTTCTTCCTGGAGACCGCGAAGAAGGGTCTGTACATCCAGCGCTACAAAGGCCTCGGAGAGATGAACCCGGAGCAGCTCTGGGAGACCACCATGCACCAGGAAAACCGGGTGCTTCTGCAGGTGAAGATCGAGGATGCGGTCGCTGCCGAAGAGATCTTCACCGTCCTCATGGGTGACCAGGTCGAGCCGCGCCGCAACTTCATCGAGCAGAACGCGCTCAACGTCTCGAACCTGGATATCTAG
- a CDS encoding Fur family transcriptional regulator, whose translation MQALRDEGLKLTPQRLLIIDLLAGGENHPSACTLLETAKEKVPKISASTVYYTLNLLKGLGLIKELDFYDRDNRYEPNTADHLNLICLGCGKIEDFQEGVPAAVEAIEERTGFRAHQKRLEYYGYCRDCLGKEG comes from the coding sequence GTGCAGGCGCTTCGGGATGAGGGGCTGAAACTGACTCCGCAGCGCCTTCTGATCATCGATCTTCTCGCCGGGGGGGAAAACCATCCCAGCGCCTGCACCCTCCTTGAGACAGCAAAGGAAAAGGTGCCGAAAATAAGCGCCTCGACGGTCTATTACACCTTGAACCTGCTCAAGGGTCTCGGGCTTATCAAGGAACTCGATTTCTACGACAGGGACAACCGTTACGAGCCGAATACGGCAGACCATCTCAACCTCATTTGCCTGGGGTGCGGCAAAATCGAAGACTTTCAGGAAGGGGTGCCTGCAGCAGTCGAAGCGATTGAAGAGCGGACAGGATTCAGGGCCCATCAGAAGCGACTCGAATACTACGGTTACTGCAGGGATTGCCTGGGGAAGGAAGGTTGA
- the katG gene encoding catalase/peroxidase HPI, whose protein sequence is MDTVTVTAGPSVPIVTAGTSNRDWWPNQLNLKILHQNSPLSNPLGEEFNYAEEFKKLDLGGVKNDLYALMTESKEWWPADWGHYGPLFIRMAWHSAGTYRTGDGRGGAGGGTQRFAPLNSWPDNVNLDKARRLLWPIKQKYGAAISWADLMILAGNCALESMGFKTFGFGGGREDVWEPQEDIHWGTEKEWLGDKRYSGERDLENPLAAVQMGLIYVNPEGPNGNPDPVASGRDVRETFGRMAMNDAETVALIAGGHTFGKCHGAGPASHVGPEPEAAAIEEMGLGWKCSLGSGCGCNTIGSGIEGAWKPNPTKWDMGYLKMLFKYEWELVKSPAGAHQWLAKDVAEEDMIVDAHDPTKKHRPMMTTADLSLRFDPVYEPIARRYQQNPEEFADAFARAWFKLTHRDMGPRSRYLGPEVPAEDLIWQDPVPAVDHQLIDHSDTAHLKEKILASGLSISDLVSTAWASAATFRGSDKRGGANGARIRLAPQKDWEVNQPARLKGVLAALEAVQKEFNGEQSGGKRVSLADLIVLGGCAAVEQAAKNAGSPVTVPFTPGRTDATPEQTDVASFAVLEPAADGFRNYQKKKYAISAEELLVDRAQQLKLTAPEMTVLVGGMRVLNANFGQSQHGVFTKRSESLTNDFFVNLLDMSTVWKPTEADKDLFEGRDLVTGELKWTGTRVDLIFGSNSQLRALAEVYGCCESSRKKFVHDFVAAWNKVMMADRFDLPDRS, encoded by the coding sequence ATGGACACGGTAACAGTAACGGCCGGACCGAGCGTACCCATTGTCACTGCTGGCACCTCAAACCGCGACTGGTGGCCCAACCAGTTGAACCTCAAGATTCTCCACCAGAACTCTCCCCTGAGCAATCCGCTGGGGGAGGAGTTCAACTATGCCGAGGAGTTCAAGAAACTCGACCTGGGGGGCGTAAAGAACGACCTCTATGCGCTGATGACTGAATCGAAGGAGTGGTGGCCGGCGGACTGGGGGCACTACGGGCCGCTCTTTATCCGGATGGCGTGGCACAGCGCAGGCACCTACCGTACGGGGGACGGCCGCGGGGGGGCAGGGGGAGGTACCCAGCGCTTCGCGCCGCTGAACAGTTGGCCGGACAACGTCAATCTCGATAAGGCGCGCCGGCTTTTGTGGCCTATAAAGCAGAAATACGGCGCCGCTATCTCCTGGGCCGATCTCATGATCCTTGCCGGCAACTGCGCCCTGGAGTCGATGGGGTTCAAGACCTTCGGCTTCGGCGGCGGACGCGAGGACGTGTGGGAGCCGCAAGAGGACATCCACTGGGGGACCGAGAAAGAGTGGCTTGGCGACAAGCGCTACTCCGGCGAGCGCGACCTGGAGAATCCCCTCGCCGCCGTACAGATGGGGCTGATCTACGTGAACCCCGAAGGTCCGAACGGCAACCCCGATCCGGTCGCCTCCGGCCGCGACGTGCGGGAGACCTTCGGGCGCATGGCGATGAACGACGCAGAGACGGTCGCACTCATCGCGGGTGGACACACTTTCGGGAAATGTCATGGCGCGGGCCCCGCGTCGCATGTAGGACCTGAACCGGAAGCCGCTGCCATCGAGGAGATGGGGCTCGGCTGGAAGTGCAGCCTGGGGAGCGGCTGCGGCTGCAACACCATCGGCAGCGGCATCGAGGGGGCCTGGAAGCCGAACCCGACCAAGTGGGACATGGGGTACCTGAAGATGCTTTTCAAGTACGAGTGGGAACTGGTCAAGAGCCCGGCCGGCGCGCACCAGTGGCTGGCCAAGGATGTGGCCGAAGAGGACATGATAGTTGACGCCCACGACCCCACGAAGAAGCACCGGCCGATGATGACTACCGCTGACCTCTCCCTTCGCTTCGACCCTGTCTACGAGCCGATAGCGCGGCGCTACCAGCAGAACCCGGAGGAATTCGCCGACGCCTTCGCCAGGGCATGGTTCAAGCTGACCCATCGCGACATGGGGCCCCGCTCGCGCTACCTCGGTCCGGAGGTCCCGGCGGAGGACCTGATCTGGCAAGACCCGGTGCCGGCAGTCGATCACCAGCTCATCGACCACAGCGACACCGCTCACCTCAAGGAGAAGATCCTGGCCTCGGGGCTCTCCATCTCCGATCTGGTCTCCACTGCGTGGGCTTCGGCAGCCACCTTCCGCGGCTCCGACAAGCGCGGCGGGGCCAATGGTGCGCGCATCCGCCTTGCGCCGCAGAAGGATTGGGAAGTTAACCAGCCGGCCCGGCTGAAGGGTGTGCTTGCGGCCCTTGAGGCAGTCCAGAAAGAGTTCAACGGCGAGCAGTCCGGAGGAAAGCGGGTTTCGCTGGCAGACCTGATCGTCCTCGGTGGGTGCGCTGCGGTCGAGCAGGCCGCGAAAAACGCAGGCTCCCCGGTAACCGTTCCGTTCACCCCGGGACGCACCGATGCCACGCCGGAGCAAACGGACGTGGCGTCATTCGCGGTCCTCGAGCCGGCTGCGGACGGATTCCGCAACTACCAGAAAAAGAAGTACGCCATATCGGCGGAGGAACTGCTGGTGGATCGGGCTCAGCAGCTCAAGTTGACCGCACCGGAGATGACGGTCCTCGTGGGGGGGATGCGCGTCTTGAACGCCAACTTCGGTCAGTCGCAGCACGGTGTCTTCACGAAGCGGTCGGAGTCGCTCACCAACGACTTCTTCGTGAACCTGCTGGACATGAGCACCGTGTGGAAGCCGACGGAGGCAGACAAGGACCTGTTCGAGGGGCGCGACCTCGTCACCGGCGAGCTCAAGTGGACCGGCACCCGTGTGGACCTCATCTTTGGCTCCAACTCCCAGCTCCGGGCACTGGCCGAGGTCTACGGGTGTTGCGAGAGTTCCCGGAAAAAGTTCGTGCACGATTTCGTGGCGGCCTGGAACAAGGTGATGATGGCAGATCGCTTTGACCTGCCTGATCGCAGCTAG